Proteins encoded within one genomic window of Natator depressus isolate rNatDep1 chromosome 1, rNatDep2.hap1, whole genome shotgun sequence:
- the C1H11orf87 gene encoding uncharacterized protein C11orf87 homolog: MSAKLSKELRLSLPPCLLNRTSASSNASSTCIAQVGQLFQSFSSTLVLIVLVTLIFCLILLSLTTFHVHKRKMKKRKMQRAQEEYERDHCSSSSPEAGIEGETPQGRNTRLGSSTQDSGIQRPSPPEPKSAHPARSCLDTASAGLLQTVVLS, encoded by the coding sequence ATGAGTGCCAAGCTCTCCAAGGAGTTGAGGCTGTCTCTGCCACCTTGTCTCTTGAACAGGACATCTGCCTCCTCCAACGCCAGCAGCACTTGCATCGCGCAGGTGGGGCAGCTCTTTCAGTCCTTCTCTTCCACTCTGGTTTTAATCGTCCTGGTCACCCTCATCTTCTGCCTGATCCTCCTCTCCCTCACCACCTTCCACGTCCACAAGAGGAAGATGAAGAAGCGGAAAATGCAGAGGGCTCAGGAGGAATATGAACGGgaccactgcagcagcagcagccccgaGGCAGGTATTGAGGGAGAGACACCCCAGGGAAGAAACACCCGGCTGGGAAGCTCCACCCAGGACTCGGGAATCCAGCGCCCGTCTCCCCCGGAGCCCAAGAGCGCTCACCCAGCAAGATCTTGTTTGGACACAGCTAGTGCGGGGCTCCTGCAAACTGTGGTATTGTCGtga